ttttttgtcttttttgcataaaacttttgttttaaattcataaataacaccaccaaaaaaaaagaacaactttCATCTGTCTTGCATGCAACAAATGTAGCCAATCTAATGACATTGCCATCATCGCCTGCTGCAGTGAATTAAAATGATGATAAAATATGATCGCTTGCTTGCTATGCTCTGCTCCGCTCACTCGATTGCTAGTTGTAGCCGGCCCGGCCTGCTCAAATTCAATCCCAATGGCTTGgtttatttcttttgtttacTTCAAAGCaaagccaaaaaataaaagcaacaacaacaaacaaaacaaaaaaaacagattGATTAGTTGTTTCATTTCCTATTGTATTGAATGCCTTTTGTATAGCACATTTGTTAGAGATTTTGTATATCAAAAGCAATAAACTCTCtcgctctttctctctctctctgtttggTGCCTCTCGCAAACTCAGCCACCTAACTGTTTGTCTGTCTACCTTTATCTTGGCAACATGCACACATTGGCTCATACACTTTCTTCAATTTACTCTACTccactctctctcacacacacacaacatgtAACAAAGCAACTTTGTGTATAGATTCATTTGTTTAATTGATCTCGCTTCTTGGCCCCTTCCAAAATACCTCCCCCCTCGCTATCTTTAGATAATTTATAACAGTTAATTTTCTTAGATACACAATCTAGCTCAACAATTTCCTactaaacacaaaacaaaaaaataaatgccatatgaaaatttaaatcaaaaagtaaattttgaaaagtattTTAACGGTGTTTTTTCTGTGTTTCtgtttctttttgttgtcaAACTCATTACAGCAGTGCTAGCAGAGAAAACTTGTACAGCAGTgatcaacaacaactacaacaacagcagcagcagcaacatcaacTTAACCGACAACAACAGCAGAAACATCAACGCCAAGCGCCGCAACACCACTCGCAACAACACTTACTGCGCCAGTCGTTGATCAACCTCAGTGGTGCTCAGAACTCGACGAGCACTCCGCCGCTTTATAGCAGTCATTCGGATAATAACAGTTATTGCAGCGCCAATACAAGCGTTGAGCCGGACACGCACGATCCCCACGGTTCCCTTTACAATAGTCCCAAACGTTCGCCCTCGCGTTCCTCATCGTCGCGTTACCACAGTCCGGCAATCGTTGCCGCCTCCGGCGGTCTTGGCGGCAGTGCTAGTGGTGGTGGTAAACTCCACAAATCGATATCGTGCAGTTGTGAATCTTTGAAATGCTCATCGTCGTCGGTGGTAGGTGGTGGTCTTGAGACTTTGTCACCGTCCTCCTTGGGGGTCAgtagtggtggtggtagtggtgtTTGTGACGCGAACAACACCCAAAAATCGTTAAATCGAAATTATCGAGGCGATAACAACGAATTCGTACTCACACCATCGGCGGGTGATGGTGAGGGCCCCTTCCTTGCAGCATACGGTACAGAATCGGGTCTACGCCTTTCCAAGCAAACTTCATACGACagcggcggtggtggtggtcaTTCGCCCCAATATCTGTCCTTAGCCGATAGTCGGCAAAATCGCCAGGGCGgccatcaacagcagcagcagcaacagcatcatCAGTACCTAGAGAGCACCAGTCCCACGAGTCGCCTATCGTATAGTCCCAATAGCAAAAGTAGTAGCTTAGCTATAGCTGATGCCGATTATCAAGATTCGCAGAATCACAGTGATTTTACACAACTAGTGGTTCACAATTTTAGCAATTCGGATCCAATCCAGTCAAGAGACGACGCCAGCCACTGTGCGTCCCTGTTGAAGAGCCACTACAGTGACTGCAACATCTACtcgaaaaacgaatttgacgcCAGCCTACAGCCGGACAAGCAGCAGTTGGTGAACAAGGCCTACATCTTCAAGTGCATTGGCAATAGTCCCTCGTTCCTTAAGACCAATAAGATCAAGGATCAGTCGCGTAAGCTGCGAAATCTCTCGCTAAAGACCAATCCCTCGGGCAAAAAGAAATCACAGATATTGTCCAAGTCCAACGCGGTCTCGGACAACTCCCTGCATCCGGGCGATAAGTATTTGAATCTCTATTTGGTGGAGAAGAAACAGGCGcagttgcaacaacaacaacagcagcagcagcaacagcaacaactatcGGCCAGCGGTGGTGGTAACAACAATTCAGCAACAACTTCACCGTCAGTGGCTTCCGGACACCAAGTGTCGTCGCGTCACAGTGCTCCGTACATAGTAAACGGCGCTGTGAAGTCGTCATATCCCACATATCGTTCCTCAATTAAAAGTGAAACAGCCGTAAGTGCCGCTATACAAGCCGCCGCcgccgcagcagcagcagcctccGCCAGCAGTAGCGATCATTATCAGAGAGCCTCGTCGCCCTCCTCATTGCAAACGCAAACGCcgtcgcagcagcagcagccacaAACGCATCAGCAAGCCTTCATTGGCGGCAGTGTCAATTATCTCTCCTCGTCAGCCGCCTCCTCCTCCTCCACGAGCAATAGGCCGCCTAAAACAGCCAAAATTAATAACAAAGGCTGCAATCTGGTCAACAACGGCAACAAACTCAGCGTCAGCACAAATTCGTGCAATCGTCTACATGCCGGTTCGCCACATGCAATATCACCGAAAAGCTCTCTATCGAGTAACGGCCATCTCAACAAGTATTGTCTGACCGACATAAGTCGCCGCAAGACCGAATTCAATCGTCAGCTCAGCGCCCCGACTGATTACACGCACCACTCATCGACCAGCAACGGTGGTGGTGTCGGTGGTTCCCATCATTCCCAGCAGGAGGTACAACACGTTGGAGAATCCACATCAACGGTAGCCAGTGCCGGCTTCAAATCAACCACATCGTCGGCCAATCAACAACAGTTACcacaccaacagcagcagcagcaacaacaatcgctgcaacatcaacaacagcaaTCGCAACAGCCACACCATCAACATCTCTACCATCAGCATCAATTTCATCCGCATCCGCATCAGCATCTGTTgcagcatcagcatcatcacTACCAACACAGTCAACAGCATTTACACCAGCAACAATTGCCGCCGCATCATACAGCGTCAACAACAACAGTATTAACGAAACCAACATCGAACTCGTGCACGAACAGTTTTAACCGGCGCCACATCAAGCGACAGAAAAATAccaaattaaatgaaaggtaagtAGTGAAGCAATGGTGTCAAAAATCCTTGCATCCTTTAATCTGGCTCTAAgccaaaaattttgatattggcGAAAGTGAGGTGAGAAACAAAACCAATATTCTGGGAAGCAATGTAGCGAATGTATGGATTGTTATTCAGGCTATACAAAATCCTTAGATCTTTTAATCTGGTTTTGGGGAAAAGTGGTGAAGATGAAAGTGAGGTGAGATGAGATGAGGTGAGATGAGATGAAATGGGGTGAGATGAGATGAAATGAGGTGAGATGAGGTGAggtgagatgagatgagataaAATGAGATGAAGTGAGATGAGGTGACATGaggtgaaaaatatttgattatTATTGGGGTTATCACAATTCAAGAGATGGAGTATACATATccagttattccgtttgtaacacctcgattcTAAAACATTGATCCTTGACctttaaaagcataaatataCTCTATATACTTTCgacattccgagtcgatctaggCTTGTCCGGCTATCCGTGTATACATTCTGTACTGCTGCCAATGACACAGACTTGATTTGACGGAActcttgtattgccatctggaagatcatgctacacagatggattaaagctagaggacagagtggaccttggggtctacattgagaacccagggactgagaactgttttcgactgccttaTATAATAAGGTCCTACAGTCTTTACGGACAGCAAACTATTCATCATgacaataacaatcaggatAGGGTCATGAacggtcttggagtgtaagaaagagattaacgcatcctctgagaatggcacgatgcGAATCGCgctatagcggagtaagggggaattaaagagcatacgatttggcagtgaatgccagaggaatgccgtcaataaatttggttaatccgaagcctttcagggcgacgtagtccgagttaagggcgtgggcgacaaacgcatgtaacactatggaacagcgaaacggtcggtagaacaaCGAAAATTCTATTAGGAAATCCGGATCATGAGaaaacgaagctattactgaaaggaagtaagaaggatgttgaatagcaataaaataagcaaatttcgtcgaaaacaATGTCACTTTTAAAAGAGGCCTTTCTATGCTTATGGGTAtgggtatttatacccaccaacgaataGTTGGTCATTTAGCCATTCCATatacaaaaagtatatatacagATCgtcgttattatacccaccaccgaagggtggggttatattaattttatcatttcatttgcaacacatcgaaatatccatttccaactctataaagtatatgtatcgaggatcgtcgtaaaaattgaAGACGACCTAGCaatgtctgtacgtctgtctgttgaaatcacgaaacagtctttaaacatagagatattgaggtgaaactttgcatacattctattttagtccataagcaggttaagttcgaagatgggctttaccggactatatcttgatatagcacccatataggccgatccgccgatttaaggtcttaggcccataaaaaccacttttatcatccgattttgctgacatttgaatTAAGTTAGGTcaatcgacatccttattcaatttggctccgatcggttcagaattggatacagttgccatatagaccgatctctctatttaaggtcttgggcccataaaaggagcatttattgtctgatgccgcctaaatttgggagagtgagttgtgttaggtccttagacattcttcatcaatttaaaccaaatcggtacagatttggatatagctgccatatagacctatctctcgatttaatgtcttgggcccataaaaggagcatttattgtccgatttcgccgaattttgggaaagtgagttatgttaggcctaccgacatccttctgcaatttggtcttgatcggtacagatttggatatagctgccatatagaccgatctctcgatttaaggtcttgagcccataaaaagagcatttattgttcgatgccgcctaaatttgggagagtgagttgtgttaagcccttcgacatccttcatcaatttaaaccaaatcggtacagattaggatatagctgccatatagaccgatctttcgatttaaagttttgagcccataaaaggcgcattaattgtccgatttcgccgaattttgggaaagtgagttatgttagtcctaccgacatccttctgcaatttggccttgatcggttcagatttggatatagctgccatatagaccgatcctccgatttagggtcttaggcccataaaaggcacatttattgtccgatgtcgcctaaatttgggacaatgagttgcgttaggcccttcgacatccttcgtcaatttggctcagatcggtccagatttggatgtagctgccatatagaccgatcctgcgatttagggtcttaggcccataaaagccacatttattatccgattttggtgaaatttgggacagtgagttgtgttaggcccttcgacttccctctgcaatttggctcagatcgattcagatttagatatagctgccatatagaccgatcctccgatttagggtcttaggcccataaaagccacatttattatcccattttgctgaaacatgacacagtgagttgtctaaggcccatcgacagttttttcaatgtggcccagatctgttcagatttggatgtagctgccatatagacctatatctcggtTTTAAGATTTGtggccataaatggcgcatttattgtccccttttgatgaaatttgagacagtgagttgtgttaggcttttcgacatttttcagcaacttgctccaaatcggtccagatttggaatagctgccatgtagaccgatatctcgatttaaagtcttggcctcataaaacacgcatttctaattcgatttcactgaaatttgacacagtgacttaagttaggcttttcgacatccctgtcgtatatggttcagttcagtttatttttagatatagctactaaaatgaccaatattttgttatacacaattgtacatgttagtatttggtccaaatcggaacaatcGACCCATAATTCCGTCTGGGGAGTTTCTTTGGGTGTCCCCAAATTTGGAAATGCCCTTCGTACTATACTTCCAAACGCCTTTAATTTGCGTCGCATATTGTCCCAGATGATCAATATAGGCTTCTTAGTGACCACTGTATTTTGTCTCGGTCGGCCAATATTTCCCTTTGGCGGTTTGCTCGAGGGTGAGACGCCACTCAGATACATAGCCCTACTTTTAAACAaccgattcgtactctacttccaaattaaAAACGTTTCATTATGATTACTTACATATTTTTGGCAATTAATGCTTATTTTGTTTGAGGTACTTGTGTCTGGCGAAAATAATTTAAGTGCCCTTCGCTGTCGCAGAGTTAATCTACCAAAATTATGGCACTtgcatttaaaattgtttttgttataaaatcatAACTGCTTGGAGAatcgacacaaaattttaacagaagGCGGAAACAGGCATCAGCTATCGTTTCCCATTTAAATCcgaaaatgccaaaaattggCACTTACATCTTTTTGGCGGTAAGGGGACgatatatattgagttgcccaaaaagtaattgcggattttttaaaagaaattaaatgcatttttaataaaaattagaatgaactttaatcaaatatactttttttacactttttttctaaagcaagctaaaagtaacagctgataactgacagaagaaagaatgcaattacagagtcacaagctgtgaaaaaatttgtcaacgccgactatatgaaaaatccgcaattaatttttgggcaacccaatagctctaatttttgttggtttgacataagtttgatatgtagaacaaatgtttgcccttcaactaaatttattttgcataaatttttaacagaatccatggtggtgggttccccagaTTCCGCCGAAaacaacttagcacgctattatttgtttaatgtatactattgggttgcccaaaaagtaattgcggattttttaaaagaaattaaatgcatttttaataaaaattagaatgaactttaatcaaatatactttttttacactttttttctaaagcaagctaaaagtaacagctgataactgacagaagaaagactgcaattacagagtcacaagctgtgaaaaaatttgtcaacgccgactatatgaaaaatccgcaattacattttgggcaacccaatatgttcttcttgttgttattgtctGTTAGGGATTGGCGCTGATCGTTTATGTACTTTCTCTCCTCTAGGATTAGAGCCACTGCTGGTATCACCGCAAGTACCTCTAATGCAGATGTCGATATCATTCGATATGCAGACGTAACCCTTAATGAACACCTTCGATGTTAAGGAAAATACATCGGTACTGTATATCAGTTTGTCGGTCCGTTtgcatatattggttgcccaaaaagtaattgcggatttttcatatagttggcgttgacaaattttttcacagcatgtgactctgtaattgcattctttcttctgtcagttatcagctgttacttttagcttgctttagaataatagtgttaaaaaagtatatttgattaaagttcattctaagttttattaaaaatgcattttctttcttttaaaaaatccgcaattactttttgggcaacccaatataatccctTGTATGTCTACTCCACTGTATGTCTGTcagtatgtccgtctgtatatCTGTCCATCAATGTGTTTACTGGCACTTAACCTGTTATTATTTTTCTTAGGCTATTTTTCAGTTCAAATAATGAAACTGTCCGTAGTTCTTAGTTGgctttatttttagtttaaaattGTTCAGTTAAGTTTTATCCAACTGACACACGTACCTACCTCTGCCTATTTGTCATTCACTTTAAGATTGTCACGTTTTATTCTCTTTATTAAGGCAAAAAACCTGATGTAATGACAATTAGTGCACAATGTGTTTAAATTTCTTAGAaagacaaataaaacaaaaaaaaccaacaaacaaactgaaagtAATTAgtgatgtgttgttgttgttggtcttTTTGTGGTTTTTCATTTGTAAGAGGGACTTCCCTGTGATCCGGCAGTGCTGTTGCAACTGCTACCGTTGACGtcttaatattttaattaattttctttttgacaCATTGCCCACTATGAGAGTACGATTTTATGTGTACATCtctaatgtttatttttttttttttttttagaataaaagCAAACTTATTCTCTACCTTAGCTATATGCGAGCAGAATGGaaagatgttttattttatttatcaacaacaacaacaacgttgaaaaagaaaacaagacaATATTTACTTAGCCAAAATTGCTTTAGGAGAAGGAGCTGTGAATTTGCCTGTTAACGGAAGCGTGAGCACttgcaagaagaaaaaaaaaactgaataaaCCAAAGTTTCACAACAAATGTAGTTTTAGTGGAAATTTTACAATTAAAAGCAACATGGCCCAATTATTGTAGCGTTTGTTGCTTATTTATATGAAATTGGTTTGAGATGATTATATTTTTCCCCCAAAGTATCATCTGGTTTTAGATTTGAGTATGACAATAAGGAAATAAGGCAACAATTAATTATGGCTTTTGAATCGAGCGCAAAAacagcaaataaaaaacaagtaaaagcgtgctaagttgagCCGGGTCGGATCGAAATATAccaccaccatgcatcgcatttgtcaagttctttggccgataactccttataggcaaacaaaggataattatggataagaattgctatgctatttgaactctaccaagttatgaaccaattgggTCCATAATTGGTTTGGCCATTGGAGGCCaaagtagaattcattgtgtaaaatttcagccaaatcggataagaattgcacccttaagtgactcaagaaataaaatcggaagatcggtttctatgggagctatatcaggttatagaccgatttagaccgtacttgacacaattgtttgcATTATAGCGTAACActtagtgaaaaatttcagccaaatcggacaaaaattgcggcttccaggggctaaagaagtcaaatcgggagatcgatttatatgggagctattgggttgcccaaaaagtaattgcggatttttcatatagtcggcgttgacaaattttttcacagcttgtgactctgtaattgcattctttcttctgtcagttatcagctgttacttttagcttgctttagaaaaaaagtgtaaaaagagtatatttgattaaagttcattctaagttttattaaaaatgtatttactttcttttaaaaaatacgcaattactttttgggcaacccaatatataaagttcttgaccgattctgatcgtactttgcacagtcatagcagaacactatatgcaaaattttagacaaatcagacaaaaatgacGACTTCCAAATGCTAAAGAAATCAATTTTGAAGATTGATTAGTATtggcgctatatcaagttaaagaccgatttcaaccatacaaagcacagttgttggaagttacatcataacactacatgcaaaatttcagccaaatcggacaaaaactacggcttccagtggcttaagcattccaatcgggagatcggtttgtaggaagtcatagcagaactattgggttgcccaaaaagtaattgcgtattttttaaaagaaagtaaatgcatttttaataaaacttagaatgaactttaatcaaatatactttttttatacttttttctaaagcaagctaaaagtaacagctgataactgacagaagaaagaatgcaattacagagtcacaagctgtgaaaaaatttgtcaaccccgactatatgaaaaatccgcaatatatgtgcaaagttttagccaaatcagactaaaattgcggcattcaggtgctcaagaagtgaaaactGAAGCTCAGTTTatctggaagctatatctaaatctgaaccgaaatgccTCATTTGCAATCGCCAGTGACCTAtctcaatattaagtatctgtgcataatttcaagctttacgttttctattctccaatacctttcactttatacccatattgtgactatcggtccatttttgattttaggtggcgtttttgtggtaagaaGGAAGGtacgcccccatccgatatcaaaaaattatatatactaTGTATCCTTCCCGGAAAACCTACACTACCTGTgaacatttaaagaaaatcagttcagccgtttttgatcctacggaacaaacaaacaaaccaagtcccatatagtcatgagtGGTTTATATGCCCATTTCGGGAATTTTTGggtgtgaccccctacacttcgatctgattttttttatacccgatTCGTAAActacccccgaatacctttgatttgagccccatattgtcatgaaagTCCAATATGTATGTTTGGGGAAGTTctgggattggggcggcccgataggTAATTGGACTCaaactttaataccatattcgtattctactttccaatacctttcatttgatgccatatgggacaatatggtgtttttgtcataagggggatggtccgccgcccttccgatatcaaaaattatatagcctatgtttccttccagaccaatctacacattctgtcaaaatttcaaggtaatcggttcaaccgtttttgagtctatgcggaacacataaacaaaccgacaaacaactgtttttataccgaccaacataggatggggatatattgggttgcccaaaaagtaattgcggattt
The genomic region above belongs to Stomoxys calcitrans chromosome 5, idStoCalc2.1, whole genome shotgun sequence and contains:
- the LOC106086991 gene encoding uncharacterized protein LOC106086991 isoform X4; protein product: MHVKPTTQRRVSGPGAFGTFTDQCSASRENLYSSDQQQLQQQQQQQHQLNRQQQQKHQRQAPQHHSQQHLLRQSLINLSGAQNSTSTPPLYSSHSDNNSYCSANTSVEPDTHDPHGSLYNSPKRSPSRSSSSRYHSPAIVAASGGLGGSASGGGKLHKSISCSCESLKCSSSSVVGGGLETLSPSSLGVSSGGGSGVCDANNTQKSLNRNYRGDNNEFVLTPSAGDGEGPFLAAYGTESGLRLSKQTSYDSGGGGGHSPQYLSLADSRQNRQGGHQQQQQQQHHQYLESTSPTSRLSYSPNSKSSSLAIADADYQDSQNHSDFTQLVVHNFSNSDPIQSRDDASHCASLLKSHYSDCNIYSKNEFDASLQPDKQQLVNKAYIFKCIGNSPSFLKTNKIKDQSRKLRNLSLKTNPSGKKKSQILSKSNAVSDNSLHPGDKYLNLYLVEKKQAQLQQQQQQQQQQQQLSASGGGNNNSATTSPSVASGHQVSSRHSAPYIVNGAVKSSYPTYRSSIKSETAVSAAIQAAAAAAAAASASSSDHYQRASSPSSLQTQTPSQQQQPQTHQQAFIGGSVNYLSSSAASSSSTSNRPPKTAKINNKGCNLVNNGNKLSVSTNSCNRLHAGSPHAISPKSSLSSNGHLNKYCLTDISRRKTEFNRQLSAPTDYTHHSSTSNGGGVGGSHHSQQEVQHVGESTSTVASAGFKSTTSSANQQQLPHQQQQQQQQSLQHQQQQSQQPHHQHLYHQHQFHPHPHQHLLQHQHHHYQHSQQHLHQQQLPPHHTASTTTVLTKPTSNSCTNSFNRRHIKRQKNTKLNERLLRRDSEDSSVRCSYCSVLNVNENDLRRSFENTCTDSLVTAFDDEALLICDQGNEMVHFDDVSLYGTPKEEPMPSIPIVSEKVSANFLKSQLQSWFQPTDNRLAMKLFGSRKALVKERIRQKTSGHWVIHPCSSFRFYWDLCMLLLLVANLIILPVAISFFNDDLSTRWIAFNCLSDTIFLIDIVVNFRTGIMQQDNAEQVILDPKLIAKHYLRTWFFLDLISSIPLDYIFLIFNQDFSDSFQILHAGRALRILRLAKLLSLVRLLRLSRLVRYVSQWEEVYFLNMASVFMRIFNLICMMLLIGHWSGCLQFLVPMLQGFPSNSWVSINELQESYWLEQYSWALFKAMSHMLCIGYGRFPPQSLTDMWLTMLSMISGATCYALFLGHATNLIQSLDSSRRQYREKVKQVEEYMAYRKLPRDMRQRITEYFEHRYQGKFFDEECILGELSEKLREDVINYNCRSLVASVPFFANADSNFVSDVVTKLKYEVFQPGDIIIKEGTIGTKMYFIQEGVVDIVMANGEVATSLSDGSYFGEICLLTNARRVASVRAETYCNLFSLSVDHFNCVLDQYPLMRKTMETVAAERLNKIGKNPNIMQQKDEQLSNPESNQITAVVNALAAEADDCKDDDIDAKENLLHGSMSSITEPIQTIREGLPRPRSGEFRALFEGNTP
- the LOC106086991 gene encoding uncharacterized protein LOC106086991 isoform X2 is translated as MHVKPTTQRRVSGPGAFGTFTDQCSASRENLYSSDQQQLQQQQQQQHQLNRQQQQKHQRQAPQHHSQQHLLRQSLINLSGAQNSTSTPPLYSSHSDNNSYCSANTSVEPDTHDPHGSLYNSPKRSPSRSSSSRYHSPAIVAASGGLGGSASGGGKLHKSISCSCESLKCSSSSVVGGGLETLSPSSLGVSSGGGSGVCDANNTQKSLNRNYRGDNNEFVLTPSAGDGEGPFLAAYGTESGLRLSKQTSYDSGGGGGHSPQYLSLADSRQNRQGGHQQQQQQQHHQYLESTSPTSRLSYSPNSKSSSLAIADADYQDSQNHSDFTQLVVHNFSNSDPIQSRDDASHCASLLKSHYSDCNIYSKNEFDASLQPDKQQLVNKAYIFKCIGNSPSFLKTNKIKDQSRKLRNLSLKTNPSGKKKSQILSKSNAVSDNSLHPGDKYLNLYLVEKKQAQLQQQQQQQQQQQQLSASGGGNNNSATTSPSVASGHQVSSRHSAPYIVNGAVKSSYPTYRSSIKSETAVSAAIQAAAAAAAAASASSSDHYQRASSPSSLQTQTPSQQQQPQTHQQAFIGGSVNYLSSSAASSSSTSNRPPKTAKINNKGCNLVNNGNKLSVSTNSCNRLHAGSPHAISPKSSLSSNGHLNKYCLTDISRRKTEFNRQLSAPTDYTHHSSTSNGGGVGGSHHSQQEVQHVGESTSTVASAGFKSTTSSANQQQLPHQQQQQQQQSLQHQQQQSQQPHHQHLYHQHQFHPHPHQHLLQHQHHHYQHSQQHLHQQQLPPHHTASTTTVLTKPTSNSCTNSFNRRHIKRQKNTKLNERLLRRDSEDSSVRCSYCSVLNVNENDLRRSFENTCTDSLVTAFDDEALLICDQGNEMVHFDDVSLYGTPKEEPMPSIPIVSEKVSANFLKSQLQSWFQPTDNRLAMKLFGSRKALVKERIRQKTSGHWVIHPCSSFRFYWDLCMLLLLVANLIILPVAISFFNDDLSTRWIAFNCLSDTIFLIDIVVNFRTGIMQQDNAEQVILDPKLIAKHYLRTWFFLDLISSIPLDYIFLIFNQDFSDSFQILHAGRALRILRLAKLLSLVRLLRLSRLVRYVSQWEEVYILQNLQKKSADRRGRMHRKDKDGITKSNLILKFLNMASVFMRIFNLICMMLLIGHWSGCLQFLVPMLQGFPSNSWVSINELQESYWLEQYSWALFKAMSHMLCIGYGRFPPQSLTDMWLTMLSMISGATCYALFLGHATNLIQSLDSSRRQYREKVKQVEEYMAYRKLPRDMRQRITEYFEHRYQGKFFDEECILGELSEKLREDVINYNCRSLVASVPFFANADSNFVSDVVTKLKYEVFQPGDIIIKEGTIGTKMYFIQEGVVDIVMANGEVATSLSDGSYFGEICLLTNARRVASVRAETYCNLFSLSVDHFNCVLDQYPLMRKTMETVAAERLNKIGKNPNIMQQKDEQLSNPESNQITAVVNALAAEADDCKDDDIDAKENLLHGSMSSITEPIQTIREGLPRPRSGEFRALFEGNTP
- the LOC106086991 gene encoding uncharacterized protein LOC106086991 isoform X1, giving the protein MHVKPTTQRRVSGPGAFGTFTDQCSASRENLYSSDQQQLQQQQQQQHQLNRQQQQKHQRQAPQHHSQQHLLRQSLINLSGAQNSTSTPPLYSSHSDNNSYCSANTSVEPDTHDPHGSLYNSPKRSPSRSSSSRYHSPAIVAASGGLGGSASGGGKLHKSISCSCESLKCSSSSVVGGGLETLSPSSLGVSSGGGSGVCDANNTQKSLNRNYRGDNNEFVLTPSAGDGEGPFLAAYGTESGLRLSKQTSYDSGGGGGHSPQYLSLADSRQNRQGGHQQQQQQQHHQYLESTSPTSRLSYSPNSKSSSLAIADADYQDSQNHSDFTQLVVHNFSNSDPIQSRDDASHCASLLKSHYSDCNIYSKNEFDASLQPDKQQLVNKAYIFKCIGNSPSFLKTNKIKDQSRKLRNLSLKTNPSGKKKSQILSKSNAVSDNSLHPGDKYLNLYLVEKKQAQLQQQQQQQQQQQQLSASGGGNNNSATTSPSVASGHQVSSRHSAPYIVNGAVKSSYPTYRSSIKSETAVSAAIQAAAAAAAAASASSSDHYQRASSPSSLQTQTPSQQQQPQTHQQAFIGGSVNYLSSSAASSSSTSNRPPKTAKINNKGCNLVNNGNKLSVSTNSCNRLHAGSPHAISPKSSLSSNGHLNKYCLTDISRRKTEFNRQLSAPTDYTHHSSTSNGGGVGGSHHSQQEVQHVGESTSTVASAGFKSTTSSANQQQLPHQQQQQQQQSLQHQQQQSQQPHHQHLYHQHQFHPHPHQHLLQHQHHHYQHSQQHLHQQQLPPHHTASTTTVLTKPTSNSCTNSFNRRHIKRQKNTKLNERLLRRDSEDSSVRCSYCSVLNVNENDLRRSFENTCTDSLVTAFDDEALLICDQGNEMVHFDDVSLYGTPKEEPMPSIPIVSEKVSANFLKSQLQSWFQPTDNRLAMKLFGSRKALVKERIRQKTSGHWVIHPCSSFRFYWDLCMLLLLVANLIILPVAISFFNDDLSTRWIAFNCLSDTIFLIDIVVNFRTGIMQQDNAEQVILDPKLIAKHYLRTWFFLDLISSIPLDYIFLIFNQIMKLQDFSDSFQILHAGRALRILRLAKLLSLVRLLRLSRLVRYVSQWEEVYILQNLQKKSADRRGRMHRKDKDGITKSNLILKFLNMASVFMRIFNLICMMLLIGHWSGCLQFLVPMLQGFPSNSWVSINELQESYWLEQYSWALFKAMSHMLCIGYGRFPPQSLTDMWLTMLSMISGATCYALFLGHATNLIQSLDSSRRQYREKVKQVEEYMAYRKLPRDMRQRITEYFEHRYQGKFFDEECILGELSEKLREDVINYNCRSLVASVPFFANADSNFVSDVVTKLKYEVFQPGDIIIKEGTIGTKMYFIQEGVVDIVMANGEVATSLSDGSYFGEICLLTNARRVASVRAETYCNLFSLSVDHFNCVLDQYPLMRKTMETVAAERLNKIGKNPNIMQQKDEQLSNPESNQITAVVNALAAEADDCKDDDIDAKENLLHGSMSSITEPIQTIREGLPRPRSGEFRALFEGNTP